The following are encoded in a window of Balaenoptera ricei isolate mBalRic1 chromosome 1, mBalRic1.hap2, whole genome shotgun sequence genomic DNA:
- the LOC132374078 gene encoding transmembrane epididymal protein 1A-like, producing MGTFIGHVYPGLFLLSYGLYQAVVVSKAVIFSDSFLYPSSPPRNKGRWARLWKMSYGGLLKTLAGSGLIVYEISCVKRGLILMNRELPPRFMYGKEWQHLTMFILLTLNGCVEVMSKNLLPQRCVSLEKGTLVLTFYVLLLLLVSHVQDSAGVELQVHSLLILVVLLLMLVLTVQLWAPDTFQLSVIETFLFQIMGSWLVQAGFILYKPVTGYPWQDDDINDIMFVTTFFCWHVMINALCLLGIYGVSYFWHCCYRPSWKLTGSREAPCYTSTAGPLYKLLQEVEQAEKDDQALLSKSSP from the coding sequence ATGGGAACCTTTATCGGTCACGTGTACCCAGGGCTGTTTCTACTCTCATATGGACTGTATCAAGCGGTAGTGGTCTCCAAAGCTGTGATATTCAGTGACTCTTTCCTGTATCCTTCATCCCCTCCCAGGAATAAGGGGAGATGGGCCAGGCTGTGGAAAATGTCCTACGGTGGTTTGCTGAAGACGCTGGCTGGCTCTGGCTTGATAGTGTACGAGATCAGCTGCGTGAAGAGAGGGCTGATACTGATGAACAGGGAGCTGCCACCGAGATTTATGTACGGCAAAGAGTGGCAGCACCTCACCATGTTCATCCTTCTCACCCTCAATGGCTGTGTAGAGGTCATGAGCAAGAACTTGCTGCCTCAGCGCTGTGTGTCCCTAGAAAAAGGGACCCTGGTGCTGACTTTCTATGTGCTCCTGCTGTTGTTGGTGTCACATGTTCAGGACTCAGCAGGAGTGGAGCTACAGGTTCACTCTCTGCTCATCTTGGTGGTGTTGCTGCTGATGCTGGTGTTGACCGTACAGCTGTGGGCTCCTGACACATTTCAACTCTCGGTGATTGAGACCTTTCTGTTTCAGATCATGGGCTCCTGGCTGGTACAGGCTGGCTTCATTCTGTACAAACCAGTCACTGGCTACCCGTGGCAGGACGATGACATCAATGACATCATGTTTGTCACCACCTTCTTCTGCTGGCATGTGATGATCAATGCTTTGTGCCTGTTGGGAATCTACGGCGTCTCTTACTTTTGGCATTGTTGTTACCGTCCCAGCTGGAAGCTGACGGGGTCCAGAGAAGCTCCATGTTACACGAGCACCGCGGGACCCCTCTACAAATTGCTGCAGGAAGTGGAGCAGGCAGAGAAAGATGACCAGGCTCTCCTTTCAAAGAGCTCACCCTGA